In Procambarus clarkii isolate CNS0578487 chromosome 60, FALCON_Pclarkii_2.0, whole genome shotgun sequence, one genomic interval encodes:
- the LOC123756879 gene encoding glutamic acid-rich protein-like, producing MASSNSSQKKPFQRCCPICSNVISVRRHFCNCGHSFIDEKRKSDVEREEKYKEMGRRAAKHQNLCRSFKAMKKSVSKLQGGGYQVAVIYFKVGNRNTTKAMLPGSGLSSKNVNNLTELFYLAYMQDNGSSVNNIPTNNIDAQEDINISEAKEKNGEQELKLKKMKKKRRLSEDSTIKVHIQENQKRKIREAKDKNVEQEDKSLKKMKKHRLSQDTTVTAHQCLLTAEASTFIRVPKDHILEGSKTSIILKPSNRKEERNNLKIVKKEDESVGKGQVMMVQKKITHYL from the exons ATGGCTTCCAGTAATTCAA GCCAGAAGAAACCTTTCCAGCGGTGTTGTCCCATCTGCAGTAATGTCATTAGTGTTCGTCGACATTTCTGCAACTGTGGACACAGCTTTATAGATGAAAAGCGCAAGAGTGATGTAGAGCGGGaggagaaatataaggaaatgggTCGAAGAGCTGCTAAGCATCAAAACCTTTGCAGATCATTTAAAGCCATGAAAAAATCT GTCTCTAAACTACAAGGTGGCGGTTATCAAGTTGCTGTCATCTATTTTAAGGTCGGCAATAGAAATACCACAAAGGCCATGCTACCAGGAAGTGGTCTGTCAAGCAAAAATGTTAATAATCTCACCGAATTGTTTTAtcttg CATACATGCAGGACAATGGATCAAGTGTCAACAATATACCAACAAATAATATAGATGCCCAAGAAGAtatcaacatcagtgaggcaaaagaaaagaatggggagcaagagcttaagttaaagaaaatgaagaaaaaacGAAGACTGTCTGAAGATTCAACTATTAAAG TTCACATTCAGGAAAATCAAAAGAGGAAGATCAGGGAAGCGAAAGACAAGAATGTAGAGCAAGAGGATAAGTCCTTGAAAAAAATGAAGAAACACCGACTTTCTCAAGATACAACTGTGACAG CACATCAGTGTCTACTTACTGCTGAAGCAAGTACCTTCATCAGGGTTCCCAAAGATCATATCTTAGAAGGGTCGAAGACGTCCATTATTTTGAAGCCATCAAATAGAAAAGAAGAAAGAAATAATTTGAAGATAGTCAAGAAGGAAGATGAATCTGTTGGAAAAGGGCAAGTCATGATGGTTCAGAAGAAAATAACGCACTATTTGTGA